Proteins found in one Methanomassiliicoccus sp. genomic segment:
- a CDS encoding ABC transporter ATP-binding protein, whose product MEPAIEIRHLSKEYVIASSKGYYQAGGRLGEKLASVVRHPLRTAQHIRQPKETFYALHDINYTMQKGESVGIIGRNGAGKSTLLKILSQITCPTEGEVVLRGTVGSLLEVGTGFHPDLTGRENIYLNGAILGMHKKQIEARFDDIVRFAEVEKFLDTPIKRFSSGMYLRLAFAVAAHLEPDVLIADEVLAVGDQQFQAKCLGKMREVSQEGRTVIFVSHNMHAVKTLCQNAILLQGGKMLTSGPSEEVIGEYASSLEGHNGNFPVTAKDITVWDMDVRQGGAGKMLIDGARPFDIHVRFQLHERMQHLRMGIFVNNSLGDELIRTLFSDWDASLEDLGPGTYQATMTFPGKLLVPGNYTLVLSAHRQGGFDMLAGHRVEAGINVSAPHDFNSGGAGDPLQAQVILDRRWDVRRE is encoded by the coding sequence ATGGAACCTGCGATCGAAATCAGGCATCTGTCCAAAGAGTATGTCATCGCGTCCAGCAAGGGATATTACCAGGCAGGTGGACGGCTGGGAGAGAAGCTTGCATCCGTAGTCCGCCATCCGCTCAGGACCGCCCAGCATATACGGCAACCCAAGGAGACGTTCTACGCCCTTCACGACATCAACTACACCATGCAGAAAGGGGAGAGCGTGGGCATCATAGGCCGCAATGGGGCGGGTAAGAGCACTCTCCTGAAGATACTCTCTCAGATCACTTGTCCGACCGAGGGCGAGGTCGTTCTACGAGGCACTGTGGGAAGCCTCCTGGAGGTGGGCACGGGCTTCCACCCCGATCTTACTGGTAGGGAGAACATCTACCTTAACGGCGCCATCCTCGGAATGCACAAGAAGCAGATCGAGGCCCGCTTCGACGACATCGTGAGGTTCGCGGAGGTGGAAAAGTTTCTGGACACACCCATCAAGCGCTTCTCCTCGGGCATGTACCTGCGCCTGGCCTTTGCAGTGGCTGCGCACCTGGAGCCGGACGTGCTCATAGCCGATGAGGTCCTGGCCGTGGGCGACCAGCAGTTCCAGGCCAAGTGCCTGGGGAAGATGAGGGAGGTGTCCCAGGAGGGCCGCACCGTTATCTTCGTATCGCATAACATGCACGCCGTGAAGACCCTATGTCAGAACGCCATCCTGCTGCAGGGTGGGAAGATGTTAACGAGCGGACCGTCGGAGGAGGTCATCGGCGAGTACGCCAGTTCCCTGGAGGGGCATAATGGCAACTTCCCTGTAACGGCCAAGGACATCACAGTATGGGATATGGACGTACGTCAGGGGGGCGCTGGTAAGATGCTTATCGACGGAGCGCGACCGTTCGACATCCACGTACGATTCCAGCTCCATGAACGGATGCAGCACCTGCGCATGGGGATCTTCGTAAACAACTCCCTGGGCGACGAGCTCATCCGTACCCTCTTCTCCGATTGGGACGCCTCCCTGGAGGACTTGGGGCCGGGCACCTACCAGGCCACGATGACGTTCCCCGGGAAGCTGCTGGTGCCGGGCAACTACACCCTGGTCCTCAGCGCGCACCGCCAGGGAGGGTTTGACATGCTTGCTGGCCACCGGGTGGAGGCCGGGATCAATGTGTCCGCTCCTCACGACTTCAACTCCGGAGGGGCAGGGGACCCCCTGCAGGCGCAGGTCATCCTGGACCGACGCTGGGACGTGCGCAGGGAGTAA
- a CDS encoding glycosyltransferase family 1 protein, whose product MEPWKDIASITHYDWSLDGYDQNAPFWQKEKKKEFNDKLLAMVRKRHQEKRIDIFFSYLSGRWVYPETIEKIGDLGIITANISFDDKMLYWGYREGGGLSGNAEIANRYDVCITSQDREDVGKYVHSGANPLFLPAAGNPNIFSYLDLDRTIGVSFIGQCYGVRPKYISYLRKKGIDVRTYGLGWPSGSITLKEMNDVYNRSLINLGFSFINSNDKIRGLKGRDYEIPLAGNLYLTSYHPSLEEVYKIGTEIDCYQDREDLLEKVRFYLNHPDKAMKIGYMGRKRCLQDHIWTNRFAELLTVLRGPA is encoded by the coding sequence GTGGAACCTTGGAAGGATATAGCTTCCATCACCCATTACGACTGGTCACTAGATGGTTACGACCAAAATGCACCCTTCTGGCAAAAGGAAAAAAAGAAGGAGTTCAACGACAAACTATTGGCGATGGTGAGGAAAAGACATCAGGAAAAGAGGATCGATATCTTTTTCTCCTACTTATCGGGCCGATGGGTCTATCCAGAGACAATAGAAAAGATCGGCGACCTAGGGATCATCACCGCCAATATCAGTTTTGACGATAAGATGCTGTATTGGGGCTATCGGGAGGGAGGTGGGCTATCGGGGAACGCCGAGATAGCCAATCGTTACGACGTCTGCATAACCAGCCAGGATCGGGAGGACGTGGGTAAGTACGTACACTCGGGCGCTAATCCTCTCTTTCTCCCAGCTGCGGGAAACCCCAACATATTCAGCTATCTGGATTTGGACCGCACGATTGGTGTTTCTTTCATCGGCCAGTGCTATGGGGTGCGGCCCAAGTACATCAGTTATCTGAGGAAGAAGGGCATTGACGTGCGGACCTATGGCCTGGGATGGCCATCGGGTTCCATCACCTTGAAAGAGATGAACGATGTCTATAATCGGTCCTTGATAAATCTTGGATTCAGCTTCATCAATAGTAACGATAAGATCAGGGGTCTGAAGGGGAGGGATTACGAGATTCCTCTAGCAGGGAACCTTTACCTAACGTCCTATCATCCCAGCCTGGAGGAGGTCTACAAGATCGGTACTGAGATCGACTGCTATCAGGACAGGGAAGATCTCTTGGAGAAGGTGAGGTTCTATCTAAATCACCCCGACAAGGCGATGAAGATTGGGTATATGGGCAGAAAAAGGTGCTTACAGGACCATATTTGGACCAACCGCTTTGCTGAGCTTCTCACGGTACTGCGGGGTCCAGCCTGA
- a CDS encoding DegT/DnrJ/EryC1/StrS family aminotransferase, with protein MVKKSRLKVRVGDLVIGPEEREAIMGVLDSGKISEGKCTRSFELEWANYIGTREAVATNSGTSALIAGLTALHYVPEGIAPCSKIITTPLTYAATSNAVVLTGHEPVFVDVDADTFGITTEAIKEKLESSDDPTEFSTLLPVHLMGYPCDLNGMVRIARENDLVLFEDSAQAHGSVYDDRRTGSIGRLAAFSFYIAHNIQVGELGAVTSSDEALIKRIRQVKANGRMCDCPKCVRDEKGCVKRTSLDDPDARFTHEIIGYNFKTMEFQTALANVQLRQIDNIIRKRQENVRYLNDGLSALSGNIKLPFFSNKVSYLGYPVVIEDSRFVRNRVLKQLEDRGVETRPLFGCIPMQQPSYSSFKHRYEGRLPNAEHLGAHAFYIGCHQYLTEDDLEMIIRTFREVFA; from the coding sequence ATGGTAAAAAAAAGCAGGTTGAAGGTTCGCGTCGGTGACTTGGTCATCGGTCCCGAGGAAAGGGAGGCCATAATGGGCGTTCTAGATTCGGGTAAGATCTCCGAGGGGAAATGCACGCGGTCGTTCGAGCTAGAATGGGCTAACTACATCGGGACAAGGGAGGCGGTGGCGACGAACTCCGGCACTTCGGCCCTCATCGCTGGGTTGACGGCATTACATTATGTTCCCGAGGGCATCGCCCCTTGCTCGAAGATCATAACCACGCCCCTTACATACGCCGCGACGTCCAACGCCGTGGTCCTGACAGGACACGAGCCTGTCTTCGTGGACGTTGACGCCGATACCTTCGGCATTACGACCGAGGCTATCAAGGAGAAGCTAGAGAGCAGCGACGACCCGACCGAGTTCTCCACGCTGCTCCCTGTCCACCTCATGGGCTACCCCTGTGACCTGAACGGTATGGTGAGGATCGCGCGGGAGAACGACCTAGTGCTCTTCGAAGATTCCGCGCAGGCACACGGAAGTGTGTACGATGACCGTCGCACCGGCTCCATCGGCCGCTTGGCAGCCTTCTCTTTCTACATAGCCCACAACATCCAGGTGGGAGAGCTGGGTGCGGTGACCTCTAGCGACGAAGCACTGATCAAGAGGATAAGGCAGGTCAAGGCCAACGGCCGGATGTGCGACTGTCCAAAGTGTGTGCGCGATGAGAAGGGTTGTGTGAAGAGAACCTCTCTGGATGACCCTGACGCCCGGTTCACCCATGAAATCATAGGTTATAACTTCAAGACCATGGAGTTCCAGACCGCCCTGGCCAACGTGCAGCTAAGACAGATCGATAACATAATCAGGAAGCGGCAGGAGAACGTCAGGTACCTAAATGATGGTCTCTCTGCACTGTCCGGGAACATTAAACTGCCTTTCTTTAGCAATAAGGTAAGCTATCTGGGATATCCTGTGGTCATCGAGGATAGCCGGTTCGTCAGGAACCGTGTCCTCAAGCAGCTGGAGGATCGGGGGGTGGAGACCAGGCCCCTGTTCGGCTGCATACCTATGCAACAACCGTCCTACTCTTCGTTCAAGCATCGCTATGAGGGGCGTCTTCCTAACGCCGAGCATTTGGGAGCCCATGCGTTCTACATCGGCTGCCATCAGTACCTGACCGAGGACGACCTCGAAATGATCATCCGGACCTTCAGGGAGGTCTTCGCGTGA
- the gmd gene encoding GDP-mannose 4,6-dehydratase, whose product MLDRERLYGSSILIVGNILTKSALITGITGQDGSYLAEYLLSKGYEVHGIIRRASTFNTARIDHIFRDPHEKGARLFLHYGDLTESETLSNIIYNVKPNEIYNLGAQSHVRVSFDIPEYTTNVVGIGVTRLLEAVRGSCNNIRIYQASSSEMFGSADPPQSESTPFQPRSPYACAKAYAYWLSRNYREGYGIFVCNGLLFNHESPRRGETFVTRKVTRGIAAILAKKQDYLYMGNMEARRDWGYSPEYVEVMWKMLQLDHPSDYVVGTGQSHSVEDFVNTAFEYAGLDPKKHVRTDPRYFRPTEVEDLIADTSRAQKVLDWKYRIGFDDLVKIMVDADMRSAGLTPVGEGDRILERKYPDRWWIGD is encoded by the coding sequence ATGCTGGACAGAGAACGATTATATGGGTCCAGCATATTGATAGTGGGTAATATATTGACCAAGTCCGCGCTCATCACCGGTATAACCGGCCAGGACGGATCCTACCTCGCAGAGTACCTCCTCTCGAAGGGCTACGAGGTGCACGGCATCATCAGGCGGGCGAGCACCTTCAACACCGCCCGCATTGATCATATCTTCCGAGATCCCCATGAGAAGGGAGCGAGGTTGTTCCTTCACTATGGAGACCTCACGGAATCTGAGACCCTATCTAACATCATCTACAACGTCAAGCCCAATGAAATATACAACTTAGGCGCCCAGAGCCATGTCAGAGTCTCCTTCGATATCCCAGAGTATACAACAAATGTGGTGGGCATAGGCGTGACCCGGTTGTTAGAGGCCGTGCGGGGCTCCTGCAATAATATTCGCATATACCAGGCTTCGAGCTCGGAGATGTTCGGGTCGGCTGACCCGCCTCAGAGCGAGAGCACGCCGTTCCAGCCTCGAAGCCCATATGCCTGTGCTAAGGCCTATGCGTACTGGCTCTCTAGAAACTACCGTGAGGGTTATGGGATCTTCGTCTGCAATGGCCTCTTGTTCAACCATGAGTCTCCCCGCCGGGGTGAGACCTTCGTCACACGAAAGGTCACCCGAGGTATCGCGGCCATCCTAGCCAAAAAACAGGATTACTTGTACATGGGCAACATGGAAGCACGACGCGATTGGGGATACTCACCGGAATATGTGGAGGTCATGTGGAAGATGCTCCAGTTGGACCATCCAAGCGATTATGTGGTGGGAACGGGGCAATCACACTCAGTGGAAGATTTCGTGAACACGGCCTTCGAGTACGCAGGCCTCGATCCAAAGAAGCATGTTAGAACTGATCCTCGCTACTTCAGGCCAACTGAGGTTGAGGACCTTATCGCCGACACAAGCCGTGCCCAGAAGGTACTGGACTGGAAGTATAGGATCGGTTTCGATGATCTGGTGAAGATCATGGTGGACGCGGACATGCGCTCCGCCGGCCTCACCCCTGTGGGAGAGGGGGACAGGATATTGGAGAGGAAATACCCTGATAGATGGTGGATAGGCGATTGA
- a CDS encoding glycosyltransferase family 4 protein, translating into MVNSLKILVCATEYYPQGSGIAIVAHNVATLLGQEHDVQVCSPTGPDVIIPAGGHGRFGLTSYWKGVRRWLAENNTYDAVWLHNPLVPGIGAGNAVVTLHSTATGRAAVSRFPYPYAYYRWFAWHEHRCYKGLSGEGARFTTENTGIMEELKGIEVSEPSFILNGTDTEKFSPLADKGAVRERLGIPDGAAFILSVGRVTSIKNPIYQLRLVKALEMSGTPAHLVMAGGGDMLDQCKRYSDESGIKNVHFLGPVPYDQLPELYGSADLFLSTSIYEGLSLSLLEAMSSGLPCIVSDIPGTSIVRTAQCGLHISCRDPVQDASRVRALIDDGMVRQASNARRYAVENFDWKKISQQYLEEFQIVRR; encoded by the coding sequence ATGGTGAATTCCCTGAAGATACTGGTCTGCGCAACGGAGTACTACCCCCAGGGGTCCGGGATCGCCATCGTCGCCCATAATGTCGCTACCTTGCTGGGGCAGGAGCATGATGTACAAGTCTGCTCCCCCACAGGTCCCGACGTGATCATACCCGCCGGGGGCCATGGGAGGTTCGGTCTCACGAGCTACTGGAAAGGGGTCCGTCGATGGCTCGCCGAGAACAACACCTACGACGCCGTGTGGCTGCATAACCCCCTGGTGCCGGGGATAGGCGCCGGTAACGCCGTGGTCACTCTGCACTCCACTGCAACTGGACGCGCCGCTGTAAGCCGGTTCCCCTACCCCTACGCGTATTACAGGTGGTTCGCCTGGCATGAGCACCGGTGCTACAAGGGGCTTTCAGGTGAAGGTGCGCGCTTCACCACCGAGAACACTGGCATAATGGAAGAGCTGAAAGGCATTGAAGTCAGTGAGCCATCCTTCATATTGAACGGGACCGACACCGAGAAGTTCTCTCCCCTGGCCGACAAGGGCGCGGTCAGGGAGCGTTTGGGCATACCTGATGGCGCCGCATTCATACTTTCCGTGGGGCGGGTCACATCCATCAAGAACCCGATTTACCAGCTGAGATTGGTGAAGGCTCTGGAGATGTCGGGGACACCTGCGCATCTGGTGATGGCCGGGGGAGGGGACATGCTCGATCAGTGTAAGAGATATTCCGATGAGAGCGGGATCAAGAACGTTCATTTCCTCGGCCCGGTACCATATGACCAGCTGCCTGAGCTTTACGGGAGCGCCGACCTCTTCCTCAGCACCTCCATCTACGAAGGTCTCTCCCTGTCCTTGCTGGAAGCGATGTCCTCAGGCCTGCCGTGCATCGTGTCGGACATACCCGGGACGTCCATCGTGAGAACGGCCCAGTGCGGCCTGCACATCTCCTGTCGAGACCCCGTCCAGGACGCGTCCCGGGTCCGTGCGCTCATAGACGATGGTATGGTTCGTCAAGCGTCCAATGCCCGGCGGTACGCCGTGGAGAACTTCGATTGGAAGAAGATCTCACAGCAGTACCTGGAAGAGTTCCAGATTGTCAGAAGGTAG
- a CDS encoding GDP-L-fucose synthase: MSDYWRKKKVLVTGGYGFLGSHVVAAILARGVELKDVRTYGSSELDLRDMGNCRTAVKGIDIVLHVAGRGGGIGYNQRNPGSLFFDNITMNTHLMEVARQEGVEKFVGIGTVCSYPKYTPVPFRESDLWEGYPEETNASYGLSKKMMIVQSEAYRRQYGFNSINPLLVNLYGPRDKFDLKDSHVIPALIRKFVDARRRGEREIIAWGSGKASREFLHVRDAAEGILLAAEKYDRSEPVNIGSGCEVTIKELTELIAELSGFQGEILWDTSKPDGQPRRCLDTSRALQEFGYRAKIPLKEGVQETIEWYMANNK, from the coding sequence GTGAGCGACTATTGGCGGAAAAAGAAGGTACTGGTCACAGGAGGTTACGGTTTCCTCGGCTCCCATGTGGTCGCTGCGATCCTGGCACGGGGTGTGGAACTAAAAGATGTTAGGACATATGGCTCCAGCGAGCTGGACCTTAGAGACATGGGAAATTGTCGCACCGCGGTAAAGGGCATAGACATCGTCCTACATGTAGCTGGAAGAGGAGGGGGCATCGGATACAATCAACGGAATCCCGGATCCCTGTTCTTCGACAACATCACTATGAACACGCACCTCATGGAGGTGGCCCGACAAGAGGGCGTAGAGAAGTTCGTAGGAATAGGGACAGTATGCTCGTACCCCAAGTACACTCCTGTGCCGTTCAGGGAGAGCGATCTTTGGGAGGGATACCCGGAGGAGACGAACGCATCCTACGGGCTCTCTAAAAAGATGATGATCGTACAGTCGGAAGCCTATCGTAGGCAGTATGGGTTCAATAGCATCAACCCCCTGCTTGTTAACCTTTACGGGCCGCGGGACAAGTTCGACCTTAAGGATTCACATGTTATCCCTGCCCTGATACGAAAATTCGTGGATGCTCGTAGGCGCGGGGAGAGGGAGATCATCGCCTGGGGCAGTGGGAAGGCTTCCCGTGAGTTCCTTCACGTCCGAGATGCGGCAGAGGGTATTCTTTTAGCGGCAGAGAAGTACGACCGGTCCGAGCCCGTCAACATCGGGAGCGGTTGCGAGGTCACCATCAAGGAGCTCACCGAGCTCATCGCCGAGCTATCAGGATTCCAGGGAGAGATCCTGTGGGATACATCGAAACCTGATGGTCAGCCCCGTAGGTGCCTTGATACTTCCCGAGCCCTCCAGGAGTTTGGCTACAGAGCGAAAATACCTCTGAAAGAGGGGGTGCAGGAGACGATTGAGTGGTACATGGCCAATAATAAATGA
- a CDS encoding glycosyltransferase family 2 protein yields the protein MSKKTTLSLVIPTMDKYGYLSKTLIHSTDQGFNEVIVVDSSIKEKREIEELCTEYNVKLVQADMDRLEARNYGAFVSSSEWIAICDDDVIIHQFDMDKFSVLASENDFLYGGWGERPTEHYTWIFRRRFFLDVLKGYDINITGGDDLDITLRSMKRGRGVDAFAAGLYRTETIGMDISRDYPSKWIRNKVHYSLTVFPLYLRHKQLIPNIFKSDGWRLNRIMKGEPPLKVIYEGFIERAGLVYSPFYYLLHRGRRRKRNLHSIDPTAKTDP from the coding sequence ATGAGCAAAAAAACCACCTTATCATTGGTCATCCCCACAATGGACAAGTATGGGTACCTCTCCAAGACCCTCATTCACTCTACAGACCAAGGGTTCAACGAGGTCATAGTGGTCGATTCCTCGATCAAGGAGAAGAGAGAGATAGAGGAACTTTGCACAGAATACAATGTAAAGCTGGTCCAGGCGGACATGGACCGATTGGAGGCCAGGAACTATGGGGCTTTTGTTAGCAGCAGCGAGTGGATAGCTATCTGCGATGATGATGTGATCATCCATCAGTTCGACATGGATAAGTTCTCGGTGCTAGCATCAGAGAATGATTTTCTATATGGTGGCTGGGGGGAAAGGCCCACAGAGCACTATACATGGATTTTCCGCCGCCGTTTCTTCCTAGACGTTCTAAAAGGCTATGATATTAACATCACAGGCGGTGACGATCTGGACATCACATTGCGGAGTATGAAGCGGGGGAGGGGCGTGGACGCGTTCGCCGCAGGCCTGTACAGGACTGAGACAATCGGCATGGATATCTCCAGGGACTATCCCAGCAAATGGATACGCAACAAGGTCCACTATTCCCTAACGGTCTTTCCTCTATACCTCAGGCACAAGCAGCTCATCCCAAATATCTTCAAATCAGATGGGTGGAGGTTGAACCGCATCATGAAGGGGGAGCCCCCCCTCAAAGTGATCTATGAGGGTTTCATTGAGCGGGCCGGGCTCGTCTACAGTCCTTTTTACTATCTGCTTCACAGGGGCAGGAGAAGAAAACGCAATCTCCATAGTATCGATCCCACTGCGAAGACTGACCCTTAG
- a CDS encoding ABC transporter permease: MAGEKVRYIRPKASRLELGLKEVLGYAELLYFLTWKQIKTKYKQTAIGVGWAVLQPLITTIIFALILYNPDVAGLRTPSGIEPIPFLFAGLMLWTFFSTTLNGASMSLVSNSAMITKIYFPRMLLPLSLVIAGLLDYGVAWVLFIIIVALTNASVSVWMFLAIIPLVLTFLLSSGVSLFMSAMSAKYRDVQYIVPFFIQILLFASPVLYSTNLIQNESLKWILYFNPLAGIMSAQRAFIFGTDLDLVMLGAATVLTLIVFFASLLYFKAYERRLADVI, from the coding sequence ATGGCTGGCGAGAAGGTCCGATACATCCGCCCCAAGGCATCCAGGCTGGAGCTGGGCCTCAAGGAGGTGCTCGGCTACGCAGAGCTGCTGTACTTCCTCACTTGGAAACAGATAAAGACCAAGTACAAGCAGACGGCCATTGGCGTGGGATGGGCCGTTCTTCAGCCGCTAATAACCACCATCATCTTCGCGCTCATACTATACAACCCTGATGTGGCCGGGCTCAGGACCCCGAGTGGTATTGAACCGATTCCCTTCCTTTTTGCTGGGCTGATGCTGTGGACCTTCTTCTCCACCACCCTGAACGGGGCTTCTATGAGCCTGGTGAGCAACTCTGCCATGATAACTAAGATCTACTTCCCACGGATGTTGCTGCCGCTGAGCCTGGTGATCGCTGGGCTACTAGACTATGGTGTCGCGTGGGTGCTGTTCATCATCATCGTGGCGCTTACCAATGCCTCTGTATCAGTGTGGATGTTCCTGGCCATCATCCCCCTGGTGCTCACCTTCCTGCTATCATCTGGCGTGTCCCTGTTCATGTCGGCGATGTCGGCGAAGTACCGGGACGTGCAGTACATCGTCCCCTTCTTCATCCAGATCCTCCTGTTCGCCTCGCCGGTCCTCTACTCCACCAACTTGATACAGAACGAGAGCCTGAAGTGGATCCTGTACTTCAACCCCCTGGCAGGCATCATGTCAGCACAGCGTGCGTTCATCTTCGGCACAGATCTGGACCTGGTGATGCTGGGGGCGGCTACCGTCTTGACCCTGATCGTGTTCTTCGCCAGTCTCCTGTACTTTAAGGCGTATGAGAGGCGCCTGGCGGATGTGATCTGA
- a CDS encoding nucleotide sugar dehydrogenase, whose product MSFTEDIISKIEDNSLVVGVVGLGYVGLPLATAFAKRFKVIGFDTWVERVEMLRHGISYIDDVKEVGNGKFNPTTDVGKLAECDVIIIAVPTPLHENKRPDLKPVKSASESVGRILRKGQLVVLESTTYPGTTEEIMLPTLEEFSGLKVLEDFGVAYSPERIDPGNKTYSVTTTPKIVGGLTPEWTEVTAKVYGAVITNIFKVSDCKTAEMVKIYENVFRNVNIALVNEMALISERMGIDMWEVIEAAKTKPYGFMAFYPGPGVGGHCIPLDPYYLAYRSRQFDYIPQFIETSGEVNDYMPVHVVNLAKKGLEKVGKRIHEANIAVLGIAYKENVTDTRESPAVPIIEELIDRGSIVKVYDPLAKSIRIEGAILESKGSIEEVLQWADCAILLTAHAKLREQLRAVMPTMERTDFVFVDTRNVIREKVDGYRGIMVKLGSTKER is encoded by the coding sequence ATGTCGTTCACTGAAGATATCATCAGCAAGATCGAGGACAATTCTCTGGTGGTGGGGGTCGTGGGCCTCGGCTATGTAGGCCTCCCCTTGGCCACGGCGTTCGCCAAGCGTTTCAAGGTCATCGGCTTCGACACCTGGGTGGAAAGGGTGGAGATGCTCCGCCATGGTATCTCGTACATCGATGATGTGAAGGAGGTGGGGAACGGTAAGTTCAATCCCACCACCGACGTCGGAAAGCTTGCGGAGTGTGATGTCATCATAATCGCGGTTCCCACTCCCCTTCATGAGAACAAGCGCCCTGACCTCAAGCCGGTGAAGAGCGCCTCCGAGTCAGTAGGGAGGATCCTGAGGAAGGGTCAGTTGGTAGTGCTGGAATCGACCACCTACCCCGGTACCACAGAGGAGATAATGCTGCCCACCCTGGAGGAGTTTTCCGGGCTCAAGGTCCTCGAGGACTTCGGGGTCGCCTACTCTCCGGAGAGGATAGATCCTGGTAACAAGACCTACTCCGTGACCACCACCCCCAAGATCGTCGGCGGTCTAACCCCGGAATGGACGGAGGTCACCGCCAAGGTGTACGGAGCGGTGATCACTAACATATTCAAGGTCTCTGACTGTAAGACGGCGGAGATGGTCAAGATCTACGAGAACGTCTTCCGCAACGTCAATATCGCCCTCGTCAACGAGATGGCCCTCATCAGCGAGCGCATGGGGATAGATATGTGGGAGGTCATCGAGGCGGCCAAGACCAAGCCCTACGGCTTCATGGCCTTCTACCCCGGACCCGGTGTCGGAGGGCATTGCATACCCTTGGACCCTTACTACCTGGCATATCGATCCCGCCAGTTCGACTACATACCTCAGTTCATCGAGACCTCTGGCGAGGTCAACGACTACATGCCGGTACACGTGGTGAACCTTGCCAAGAAGGGATTGGAGAAGGTGGGGAAGCGGATCCACGAGGCCAACATCGCGGTCCTGGGCATAGCATACAAAGAGAACGTCACCGATACCAGGGAATCTCCCGCGGTCCCCATCATCGAGGAGCTTATCGATCGCGGGTCCATCGTGAAGGTCTATGATCCCCTGGCAAAGTCCATCAGGATCGAGGGCGCCATACTGGAGTCCAAGGGGTCCATCGAAGAGGTCCTTCAATGGGCTGATTGTGCCATACTGCTGACGGCGCACGCCAAGCTCCGCGAGCAGCTGCGCGCGGTTATGCCGACGATGGAACGCACGGACTTCGTGTTCGTGGACACCCGCAACGTGATCAGGGAAAAGGTCGACGGCTACCGAGGCATCATGGTGAAGCTGGGCTCTACCAAGGAGAGATGA
- a CDS encoding glycosyltransferase family 4 protein, whose protein sequence is MNASVEKVIIPSNDDPFKGGGVGGKHTHIRLLASGLESLGVKVGTIYPHETMGFRLITRYPGALYRKMQSSKERRVESWGREKLELLRRRVRESDLDCQVLNPQDTLSLQVVATEMERRKIQIPMVLTAHGYYVREMVSAEGLDPASPLVEKQLQEELSSYALARRIICVDTRIRDYIGLYAGIDKDRMEVLPNAVDTLTFHPIQGPGRKTLRRSLNISEEAKLLFCPRRLVPKNGVEFAIRAMVPVTKKHPEAILLIAGDGPQKGHLQKVIVDTGLEGHVLLLGSVAHKAIPSYYQCSDIVLIPSIPSFGVEEATSLSMLEGMACGRPVIVSNIGGLKETITDGVNGFKVPAEDPDAIADRAIYIFDSRDAGESVALSGLEYVRKNHSHLVHAQKVLYQYKLAVVSD, encoded by the coding sequence ATGAACGCTTCCGTCGAGAAGGTAATTATCCCCAGCAACGATGACCCTTTCAAGGGTGGGGGAGTGGGCGGTAAGCATACCCACATCAGGCTCCTTGCCTCTGGCCTGGAGAGCTTAGGCGTGAAGGTGGGAACTATCTACCCCCATGAGACCATGGGTTTTAGGCTGATCACGAGGTACCCCGGAGCCTTGTATAGGAAGATGCAGTCCTCGAAAGAGAGAAGGGTCGAATCGTGGGGCCGGGAAAAGTTAGAGCTGCTGAGACGCAGAGTTCGCGAGAGCGACCTAGATTGCCAAGTCCTCAATCCCCAGGACACGCTCTCCCTCCAGGTGGTCGCCACGGAGATGGAGCGAAGAAAAATCCAAATCCCCATGGTCCTTACTGCCCATGGCTACTATGTGAGGGAGATGGTCAGTGCCGAGGGATTGGATCCGGCATCACCGCTCGTGGAAAAACAGCTCCAGGAGGAGTTGTCCTCATATGCTCTGGCAAGGAGGATCATTTGCGTCGATACCCGGATTAGAGACTATATAGGACTGTATGCAGGCATCGACAAGGACCGGATGGAGGTCCTTCCTAATGCCGTTGATACCCTCACTTTCCACCCCATACAAGGGCCGGGCAGGAAAACCCTCCGGAGGTCCCTGAATATCTCGGAAGAGGCCAAGCTGTTGTTTTGCCCTAGAAGATTGGTGCCGAAGAACGGCGTGGAATTTGCTATCAGGGCGATGGTTCCCGTAACAAAGAAGCATCCTGAGGCCATTCTGCTGATCGCAGGGGATGGGCCTCAGAAGGGCCATCTTCAAAAGGTCATCGTCGACACTGGCCTAGAGGGCCACGTCTTATTGTTAGGCTCGGTGGCGCATAAGGCCATCCCCTCATACTACCAGTGCTCGGACATCGTGTTGATACCCTCGATACCATCTTTCGGGGTGGAGGAAGCCACTTCGCTTTCCATGCTCGAAGGAATGGCTTGTGGGAGACCGGTCATCGTCTCCAACATCGGGGGCTTGAAGGAAACAATCACTGACGGGGTCAATGGTTTCAAGGTACCGGCGGAAGATCCTGATGCTATCGCAGATCGTGCGATTTACATATTCGATAGCAGGGACGCAGGAGAGAGTGTAGCCCTCAGCGGATTGGAGTACGTGAGGAAGAACCATTCTCATCTGGTCCATGCCCAGAAGGTCCTATATCAATACAAGTTAGCGGTCGTAAGTGACTGA